TTTTATAAAATGATTTGCACTGTCAATGGACAGCATAAAAAACATACTTCCCGAAACATCTCCCTGAATACGAAGAAAAATACTAACAATTGTTTCGTCAGCTCCGCCGGCTAAGTCAAACATTTCGTCAAACGTGACCAATTTGACACTTGGAACATACATGTCAACTTTTCGATTAAGTAACTGTGAAAGCGAGGTAGCCGCATGCGCAGAACCGATGTTTCCAATCTCTTTCAAGACATCTAAGTGTAAGTCCGTAATTTTAAATTCAATACTCATTTAACTTCAGCCTTTATCGGTTCTAATACTTTTGACAGTTCTAGCAGTACAAATAAACGCTCCTCTACTTTTGCAACACCTGAAATAAACTCCGAAGCTACTGAACCTACGACTTGCGGTTGAGGTTCAATCGCTTTAAGCGGCAAATCTATTACATCATTCGCCCCGTCTACAATGAGCCCTACATCGTAGTTTTCTAGTGTAACGATAATAATTCTTGTTCTATCATCCATTTCTTTAGGTTCTAACAGAAAGCGTTCACGTAAATCTATAATCGGTGTGACGACCCCTCTTAAATTGATAACGCCTTTCACATAAGAAGGAGTTTTTGGCACCCGTGTAATGGACATCACTCGCTCAATTCCTTGAACGACATCAATCTCAATTGCATATTCTTTATCCATCAGTTCGAATATAATGACTTTAGTTATCTCTTGCTGGGCAATTTCAGTCACATTCAGTCACTTCCTTCTATTTAATTAATGCATTACAGTCAACGATTAATGCAACTTTACCATCACCTAAAATTGTGGCACCAGAAATCGCAAATACATTCGTCAAATAATTGCCTAAACCCTTCAACACAATTTCTTGTTGGCCTATAAATGAATCTACTTTTAGCGCAGCAAGCTTGTCTCCTTTTCGGATAATGACAACAGATTGATAATCTTCATCCGCTGCTTGCTCTTCTGTTAATTCAAAAACCTCTTTTAGATCTAGGAGTGGAATAATGTTTCCTCTAAAATCAATCACTCGCTGCGAATGTGCATTCATCACATCAGACTGATGAATAATCGCTGTTTCAATAATTGATGATAAAGGAATTGCATATACCTCGCTATCTAACTCTACAAGCATGACTGAAATAATAGATAATGTAAGTGGCAATTGGACTTGGAATAAAGAACCTTGCCCTTCTGTCGACTCTATCGTAATATGTCCACCCAAGGATTCGATTGTATTTCGCACAACGTCTAATCCGACGCCACGACCAGATACATCTGATACTGTTTCAGCTGTCGAAAAACCGGATGCCAAAATCAGTTCCGCTACTTGCTTGTCCGATAGTGTTTCGGCATCTTCTTCCGTGACAATGCCATTTGCTACCGCTTTCGCAAGTACTCGCTCACGGTTTACACCCGCCCCATCGTCCTCTAGTTCAATAAACACGTTATTGCCTGAATGATAAGCGCTTAACTTAACAGTTCCTTCTTCAGGTTTTCCATTTGCGACTCGTTCCTCAGGTGTCTCTACACCATGGTCTAAAGCATTTCGGATAAGATGAACAAGTGGATCGCCAATTTCATCGATAACTGTCCGGTCAAGTTCCGTTTCCGCCCCAACGATTTGTAGTTTCACTTTCTTATTTAACTCTCTTGCAAGTTGCCTTACCATTGTTGGAAAGCGGTTAAATACGGTTTCAACAGGAATCATACGCATATTCAAAATAATGTTTTGTAAGTCTCCCGAAACTCTCGTAATTCGTTCAACGGTTTCTGTTAACTCGGGATGATGAAGTTCAGTTGAAATAGATTGTAATCGACCACGATCAATGACGAGCTCTTCAAACAAGTTCATCAGTACATCTAATCTTTCGATGTTGACCCGTATCGTTCTATTCGCCGCTGGTGTTTGTGCTGGTCGCTCTTTTTTATCTTTCTTTGTGACATCTGAGGATTGCTTGGTTTCTTTAGCGGTTCTCGCGATTTTTTCCTCTTGATGACGCTTTCCATCCTCTAAAGATTGCTTTGAAATTGCCGTGATGTGCACGCTATCTACTTCAGATACTTTCATAATTTTAGACTGAATACCTTCAGCCTCTTCATTTGTAATCATGACCACTGTAAATTCTTGGTCAAAAGCTTCTTCTTCTAATTTTTCAACGGATGGGACTGACTTAATAATATCTCCGTTGTTTTCAAGGATTTCAAACACCATAAAAACTCTTGCAGCTTTTAATAAACAATCCTCCCGGAGTGTTACTTTTACTTCAAACACCTGATAACCTTGGTCAAATGATTGTGTAATCACTGTCGTTTCAAATTCATCATATTGAAGAGTTGTAGCTTCACTGTTTTCTTCTATAACGGTCGCTGCAACTTCTGACTGACTACTTTTTATAGTTCGTTCACCTGACTCAATTCTAGTTAATTGTTCCACAAGGTCGGTGACATCTTTTTCACCAGTACCACCTGCTTCAATATCTTGAACCATTTCTCCTAAATAACCGACAGCTTCAAAAACGTAATCCAACATTTCTGCAGTTACTTGTAATTTAGCATTCCGAATCGCATCCAACACGTTTTCCATCACGTGGGTTAAATCCGCGATATCGGTATAGCCCATCGTTGCGGACATCCCTTTCAATGTATGAGCTGCACGGAAAACTTCATTCACAATCGTTAAATCATCTGGATTACTTTCAAGTTTAAGTAGATATTGATTACAAGATTGAAGATGTTCTCTACTTTCATCTAAAAACATTTCTAAGTATTGATTTGTATCCATCTTCTCGCCCCCTCATGATTGAATAATCTCGCTAATTGTTATACCGATATTTTCTAGTTTGGCGACTTCATCCGCAAGATCATTCTCGACAATCGCCCGCGGCATGCCATAGACAACACTTGTCTCTATTGATTCTGCGATGGTGATCGTTTCACAACATTCTTTTAAACGCTTTACACCTTCCAAACCATCATTTCCCATGCCTGTCATAATGACAGCCAAACATTTTAAACTACGATTCTTTGCTACTGATTCAAATAATACATCTACAGATGGGCGATGACCTAAGCGCGGCGGCTCTATGTCGTCTATTTGCGCAACAAACGACATCCCTAACTTTCGAACAGTAAAATGCTGACCGCCTGGCGCAAGATAAGCCGTTCCATTTTCTAGTAAGTCGCCATTTTCTGCTTCCTTTACCGTGATTTCACATAAATTATTAAGACGATCTGCTAATGATTTTGTGAAACCTGGGGGCATATGTTGAACGATTAAAATCGGTGCATCTATCTCTTTCGGCAACTGTGTCAACACTTTTTGTAATGCGCGAGGTCCCCCTGTTGATGTACCCACTACAACAATTTTTTTGCCTCTCGATGTAAATCTTGGTACCTGATTGCTTTGTACGTTCGTTGGTTGAACTTGATTGACTACATTGGACGTTACGGGTGTTTTTTGGATAAATTGAATCTCATTCCTCGTCTTTGACTCTTCACTATTCGTTGGAATGCGATTTATCTTAGACATTGGCACATTTGCCGCTGCTACTACTTTTTCGATAATTTCATCTTTCACATCACCAAGATTTAACGAAATAGCGCCTCCTGGTTTAGCAATAAAATCCACTGCCCCATATTCCATTGCAAGCATTGTATTTTCTGCACCTTTTTTTGTCGTACTCGATAGCATGACGACTGGAGTTGGATGCTTTTTCATAATTACCCTTAACGCTTCAAGCCCGTCCATTATTGGCATTTCTATATCTAAAGTGATGACATCAGGTTTTAAAATTGCGATTTTATCAAGTGCATCTTTTCCATTTCTTGCTACACCTACAACATCAATTTTAGGATGACTATTTAGAATATCCGTAATGAGCTTTCGCATAAAAGCGGAATCATCAACAACAAGTGCCTTCTTGTTAAATATAGTCAGTTCAATCACGACCTCTCGCGAATATATTTTTCAGCGTTCCAATAAACCCTAATTTTTTCTTATCATCTTGTTTATGATCGAAATTCGTGAAAACTTCTGTCATTGTTACTAATCTCTTAGAAATTGGTGCATTCGGATTGGTAAGAAAGTAAGGTTTTTGCGCAATCACTGATTTTTGAACGACCGTATCTTCTGGCAGAAAACCTAAAATGGTTGTTTCTTTTTGTAAAAACTTCTTCATTGCAAATTGTAATCTTAACACCGCATCATTTCCTCCATTGGCTTTAGAGACTCGATTACCAACCAAATAA
This window of the Sporosarcina ureilytica genome carries:
- a CDS encoding chemotaxis protein CheA; the protein is MDTNQYLEMFLDESREHLQSCNQYLLKLESNPDDLTIVNEVFRAAHTLKGMSATMGYTDIADLTHVMENVLDAIRNAKLQVTAEMLDYVFEAVGYLGEMVQDIEAGGTGEKDVTDLVEQLTRIESGERTIKSSQSEVAATVIEENSEATTLQYDEFETTVITQSFDQGYQVFEVKVTLREDCLLKAARVFMVFEILENNGDIIKSVPSVEKLEEEAFDQEFTVVMITNEEAEGIQSKIMKVSEVDSVHITAISKQSLEDGKRHQEEKIARTAKETKQSSDVTKKDKKERPAQTPAANRTIRVNIERLDVLMNLFEELVIDRGRLQSISTELHHPELTETVERITRVSGDLQNIILNMRMIPVETVFNRFPTMVRQLARELNKKVKLQIVGAETELDRTVIDEIGDPLVHLIRNALDHGVETPEERVANGKPEEGTVKLSAYHSGNNVFIELEDDGAGVNRERVLAKAVANGIVTEEDAETLSDKQVAELILASGFSTAETVSDVSGRGVGLDVVRNTIESLGGHITIESTEGQGSLFQVQLPLTLSIISVMLVELDSEVYAIPLSSIIETAIIHQSDVMNAHSQRVIDFRGNIIPLLDLKEVFELTEEQAADEDYQSVVIIRKGDKLAALKVDSFIGQQEIVLKGLGNYLTNVFAISGATILGDGKVALIVDCNALIK
- a CDS encoding chemotaxis protein CheW; the encoded protein is MTEIAQQEITKVIIFELMDKEYAIEIDVVQGIERVMSITRVPKTPSYVKGVINLRGVVTPIIDLRERFLLEPKEMDDRTRIIIVTLENYDVGLIVDGANDVIDLPLKAIEPQPQVVGSVASEFISGVAKVEERLFVLLELSKVLEPIKAEVK
- a CDS encoding protein-glutamate methylesterase/protein-glutamine glutaminase encodes the protein MTIFNKKALVVDDSAFMRKLITDILNSHPKIDVVGVARNGKDALDKIAILKPDVITLDIEMPIMDGLEALRVIMKKHPTPVVMLSSTTKKGAENTMLAMEYGAVDFIAKPGGAISLNLGDVKDEIIEKVVAAANVPMSKINRIPTNSEESKTRNEIQFIQKTPVTSNVVNQVQPTNVQSNQVPRFTSRGKKIVVVGTSTGGPRALQKVLTQLPKEIDAPILIVQHMPPGFTKSLADRLNNLCEITVKEAENGDLLENGTAYLAPGGQHFTVRKLGMSFVAQIDDIEPPRLGHRPSVDVLFESVAKNRSLKCLAVIMTGMGNDGLEGVKRLKECCETITIAESIETSVVYGMPRAIVENDLADEVAKLENIGITISEIIQS